The genomic interval TcatcacaaaatttatcctccccgtctgactccaacaaaaaaatcaggtaaagttgaaatgatatCCTATTTTCGCAATTTTTTCCCAcatagctgtatatttttttcattctgttatcgaaataggtttataaaggaaatagtggcagaggttttagtacataacatttacgaaaaagctgaaaaacttcatcgaattaaaccaaacaaatcttggcttctgtagaagcccgtcgtagctaagtgaacaactcgctgggcttctgtggaagcctgTCGCACCATAAAGGTTAATTTGtctcattataattatgaaattaatttacTTATTTCTTTATCTGTGCCCAATTATCTATTcatcttattattcattcatttctattttcttttccctttattTAATGACAaatgtgtttgtttttattctgtTCATACGTTGAATATTCAATTGAATTACCTGATCTTAATTAATTTACCTTTTcatttatacataaaaataGCGGCAGGCTTTATGAGGGGGTACGCTATGACTTCTCAAAAGCgcagggggggggtggagaagaaaaggggaaaaaattaataagaagaGGTTTGGGTAAAATAAATCTGTAACTaatgtaattaatattaataattgttattcaattgaaaaaaaaaaattgaaatttagatCATCTTACTCATGTTCAGAATTAAGAGGTTGAATTTtcgcaaatgaaaaaaaatcataagacATAGGCCCATCATATGTCAAATGTTTACAACATATTTTAGTCGAACTTCATAAACCATAAATACACTCTTACCAAATTGATCGTTATAACTGATCAGCATTGGCTCAATCTAAAGGCTGCaccctcatccccccccccccccaacaaacaAAAGATCTCCATCTTGAGCAAAAAGGTTGAAGTAGTTAAAAAACAGTCTCTGTCAACTGTAGACCAAGTTCTTGAATTGTGAACATTTTTAGACTAAAAACCATGGCTGTATGTGTAGCATTCTTTTGGTGCTACATAATATATGTAGTGAAAGGGATGAAACCCTTTGAAatactaacccccccccccttgtaggGATTTCGAAAGTCCAGAACGAGATGGTCAGAACAGAAGTTTTTGTGACCTCTGTACATACTGAGAGAGTGAATTAGTGGTCACTGAGAAATGTTTACAATGGTCAGTTCTAGGTAATGTGACTCTGTGTCCAAAGGTACAGACTGGTAGCCATTCCAAGAATCAATGAGTAGGAGTATTTTGAGAAAACTTTGTTGGACTACTCCATcttatagtagagcggattagccgaacaattgtgcaaattttgactaaaacatgaaactttcacaagtattagtatatgccgtaagatttattttaaagatgggaggtaaatttataaatgccattttcggccgttgccatggcaacggattaatttctccaaaataacatgcattcccatgtaaatggtaaataaacatgatatagatgaccaaaatgacaattttcaggctcccaattgaatacatatgaaatttagaaatattcaagatcatcaagaaagttccaattggtccgttgccatggcaacggcttgtttttccccagaaaagtaaaaattttgattaaaaaaacgttgtagaatatgatttatctttaatttcccctaacttTACAGTGCTTattgaagatattttggttgctaaatgtgtaaattacatctcaagccattgccatggcaaccaaataacatctaatttacaaaaataacatgtttgacaagacaatggacaggtggaaaatacaagtggaattaacttaatctgtatgcttaagatttgaccccctcatttgaacaaaaaatacagaaagtgttctgcaggagttctttataaagataaaaattaatgttgccttggtaaaacttgaattaaatttaaaaataaataattttgcaaaggacccgttgccatggcaacatcttatttccctctagaaaagtaaaaatattgataaaaatgtaaaatacatgtacagtaagatcatcattccattttccctaatttcaaggtactaatcgagatatgtttgtgactaaattttataaatataacatcttaagccattgccatggcaaccaaataacatcaaattttttttaaaagtggatgataaggttaaaaacaggtgaaagatacaatgaatattaacttaatgtgcaTTCATAAGGTCtgacctactcaattaatttaggggaaaataatacagtcagtgttctgcatgaactaaattagaatgataaacattgatgttgccttggtaatacttgaattcaacaataaatatcaatattcaaaatggcctgttgccatagcaacagaTCATTTAGTatcagtttttattaaaaaagggactgtagaatatgatttttcttgcatttcccctaATCTTTGTGTGCTAAACATCGAtatgtttgatgcaaaatgtataaataacatctgaagctattgccatggcaaccagataatatctaatactaaaaaataatgatttggatgacaagattttggacaggtggaaaatacaaatacaaataactCAATATGCGAAAGGTTTGGCCGGTCATTTAATTTCGAACAAAAATTTCAGTATGAGTTCTGTATGAGTTCAtcagaataataaaattatgttgccttggtaatacttgaatttaatgataaatattagtgtttcaaatgtcccgttgccatggcaacagctcattccccccagaaaagtatcatgtttgataaacaaaaaaattgtaaaatctgatttttatttcatttgccccAATTTTAGGGAGctaagcatatatatgcttgctgttaataaataaataacatcttcagccattgccatggcaaccaattaagatataatttttgaaacaaactAACACAGTTGttatgataatggacaggtggaatgtaaagtaaatatttacttaatctacataaggtttgactttgaccagtcattaagttttgaacaaaaaatacagtaagTGTTCCGCATTAGTTCAttagcatgataaaaactgatgttgccttggtaatgcttgtatttattgatatcaatgtttacaaatgtgttctgttcccatggcaacgggtcattttattccccctaaaataccatctttgataaaaaataccttgtagaatcttatttttcattcaattctactaagtttagggtgccaaacatacacgtacatctctgttggttaatgtataaataacatcttaaggcattaccatggcaataaaataacatataatttacccaaaaaataacatggctgacaagataatggacaggtggaaaatacaataaaattaacttaatatgcttgaatttattgatatcaatgtttACAAATGTGTGTTCTGTTCCCATGGCAATGGGTCATTTTATTCCCcctaaaataccatctttgataaaaaataccttgtagaatcttatttttcattcaattctactaaatttagggtgccaaacatacacgtacatctctgttgtttaatgtataaataaggcattaccatggcaataaaataacatttaatttaccaaaaaataacatggctgacaagataatggacaggtggaaaatacaataaaattaacttaatatgcgtaaggtttgacctactcttttaattttaaaatcacattaagtgttatgcatgatttcttacgatatgttgatttggtaatgcttgaacataatgataaatataaatgttGCCAATGGTCCcttaaaagtacaaattttgataaaaataatatgtttattttatttccttgtcccttatttgagggtgctgaacataaatatgctaaatgataagcaccatcttatttcattatacatggcaTCGAAATAAGACCTACAAAAAACATATCAGACTTTTTTGGGCTCAAATAAATTCCCGAAACTCTAATTTCGAGGctggtcaaatgtgacatgaaatcatatctcccatccatactctattcgaatatgaaaaaaaaattgggggtcaacggactacctgaagagctataatgagttttgtataggcatgtttttgcacatatattgtctcaggttagtgcgcgcgcgcgtgagtgctgtaaactttgatggaggATAATTcctttattacttgtcgtagaaggttgatcaaggtatcaaattactcagaattatattatcaatgcattgaTATGACAAAAATTCTGATCTTATGTTGTATAGTGCCGTTACGCGCGAGAACGCGCGCGTGACAGTGCGcacgcgcaattttttgaaatgcttaaaatgacctgattcgtacggCTTTACtctggtcaaaaagtgattttgagcattttaaaattttgacgcgcacgtcgtgacctttacatgacctttgatgacatggatagTTGAcacttgacctgaagttaatgtgatgtaaatattgttaatttttgataattgatattgaagatatgattgataatgtgattttacaaaatggcgtctagatgacgtcatgatgaccttttgaccttgaacttgttttATACACATCACATGATAAGTCCCCATATTTGATGATATTCTGAAGATAATTGATGGTGTAGATTTGGAGATTCTGTGCTAACAAGAAAAGGgcggaaaataaaaataaataaaaaataataaataaataaaaaagaaaattcgtacgaaattaagagttgatctgtcgattgacagatcacctaataataaataaaaaagaaaatttgtacgaaattaatagttgatctgtcgattgacagatcacctaataaacGGTATTATTCTGGTCCAGCAGATAGGCTGAGTTCCCTATCTTGCCGCGTTAATATCGTGCAGACTCTAGTGTATCTGATTAAAGACTCTCCTGAATATCATTGTGCTAAACCattctacttcattatttgtttgtattCATATTGTAAAGTGAATTACTAATCCTAGTAGTTATAAAAGTTTtaatattataaatatttaatcatattttgattaaaCTGATTCACAACTTTCGAGATGGAGAGAAAGCATCTTCCTCCAAACATTACTTCACAATATCTTTTCCTGTATTTTCCTCGATTCTCAGGTCATTGGTCGTCTGACCATGAACAAAACTTTTATTTCTGCACTGAGACCCTCAATAtcttaaacaaattatgttagTCTTGATATCAGTAGTTGTTTGACAACtgtgttaaaggacaagtcctccccaacaaaaagttgatttgaataaaaaatccaacaaaaatgacactgaaaatttaatcaaaatcggatgtaaaataagaaagttatgacattttaaaatttcgcttaatttcacaaaagagttatatgcacatccaggtcggtatgaaaatgaggggactgatgacgtcactcactatttcttttgtattctattataggaaatatgaactattctgattttctcccccCTTCATGTGAAAttgagttttattcctccctgaattaacattgtttaacaaTACATGATGTGGTTCAGAAAAGTTTTACATCattgtcaattctgtaaaaattgaaatattttataattcaaacaataaaaacaaaaggaatagtgagtgatggacatcattgactctctcatttacatatcaccgagttgtgcatataactgttttgagaaaaataggcgaaacattaaaatgtcataactttcttatttcacatccgattttgatgaaattttcagtgttatgcttgttagatttttctctattgattcaaatcaacatttttctggggtggacttgacctttaaagttaGGCTATGTTTAGTTAAGTAAGCCTAAGTATCATTTGAACTTATGTTCAAACTCTTTGATTGACCATGTAACCAAGAGTAACATCATTTTGTTATCTTTGTAAATATCATGTATATAATGTTCATTTATTAGTTTAGAATTAAAGGAACAAAGATCATTTATATTATGAGTATGTTAGTTTATTTCATCAGGTTTCATTAATGTGAATGTTGTTGATTGATGGTGTTTGATTCTGTGATGTGTGATTTTGTCTAAAGGATCTATGTTCCTCTAATTCTAAactgataaatgaaaattatatacatgatatttacaaagataacaaaataatgtaacTCTTGGTTACATGGTCATTCAAAGagttttgtattgtatttttgtctataggcgtatcccgccacaagcctCGGCTTTTAGGGTATACACCTTCTCCTTAAAcccaacatgtacatatttatacatgtattcttcatgacaaattgattttttgtacGAATTTATGTTTacgaaaaatgtaatgaaatggaagaaaataaatgtttaattgaattgaattgattacatattaaaataattacaTAGTATAGTATTCATCTAATTTCTACCTCAGTAGACGGACAGGGTGGGGATTCTCTTATAAGTAAAAACCCTTCCGCTGCACTATTGatattgttaaaggacaagtccaccccaacaaaaagttgatttgaataaaaagagaaaaatccaaaaagcataacactgaaaatttcatcaaattcagatgtaaaataagaaagttatgacattttgaagtctcgcttaatttcacaaaacagttatatgcacatcctggatggtatgcaaatgaggagactatgacgtcatccactcactatttcttttatattttattatatgaaatattctaattttctcctcattgtcaagtgatacaacgattaattcctccctgaacatgtggcattagcattgtttaatactatatggttcagtcaagttggtccttattgtcaaatctataaaaaattaaatattgtataattcaaacactaaaacaaaagaaatagtgagtgatggacatcatcgactgactcacctagttgtgcatatcactgttttgtgaaaaataagcgaaactttaaaatgtcataactttcttattttacatccgattttgatgaaattttcagcacgatgctagtttgatttttctctattcaaatcaacatttttctggggtggacttgacctttaagtaaaaGATCCTCCCCACCCAAAATGTTCACATGCTACATATgcagaaattatttttcaaggAATGGGCTCAGGACACGTGCAATTTCGAAGAAACTCTATTTAAAAAGGAGAGAAGCGACTGAAATATTGGggcacttttgcattttcttaaGATAAATTGGAagatttttttaacaagtttGGTCACTTTTGTGGTAATTACCCCAACCCCTGTTGCGTACAGCCATGATAAAAacaattcattttgaattttgacagaCGGCTGAGGAGCCGGGCTACCCGGAGGATCAGGATTGAAATCATCCTCCGATAAAGCCTGTTCCGCCTCCCGAGGAGGGGAATCAACCCACGTCTCCTCACCGGGCAGAGCCCCGAGGGTAGCAGGCGCCCGTGAATGGCTTGGGCGGCGGTATGGGCCATGGCCGGACTCGCAAGGACGGACCCCAGTCGGCCGAGCCTGTACGCTCACGGGCGTAGCCTGAGTGGGTTTGAAAGCTGGCGATTCGTAAGAATCGCTAGAAGCACCTTGAGGTGTCGGATGGTCGATGTCTGCTTGATCCGCTCGGTGTCTAGCACCGTCGGCTGAAGCAGACGAGCCTGGGGTAAAAACCCGCAGAGCTCGAAGGCGCTCTGAAGCATATAGAGAAGTTGTGAGGACTGTCCATCGGCAGAAGAATTAGAAGGCGGACCGCCCGGTGGTGCGGGGCTTACGGCTGcggacttcttcttcttcttcttaggCGGCTCCGACGGCAGAGCAGAAGAAGGAACAAGAGACTGGGCAGGCCTTGATCTCTTCACCCTAGCTCTCCCCCGGGGAGCGCTAACCGACCGAGAAGAGAGGTCTGCCGAATCTGACGGGGTCAGATTAAATCCAGAGTCCGACGAGGTCGGATTACGAGGTCTCTTGCGACTAGGGGCCGGTAGCCCTTTGCCGATGCTCCCTTGAGTCTGACACGGCATCGAGCCTAGTCTATGCCGGGAAGAGAGACCCGTGCTCTCCCCCCGGTCTTTGCGTGACCCGATAGCTGGTGGGTCTGGCATCCCTGGAGGAGTCGAAGTTTTCTGAGCTAGTATGACGCTCCCCAAAATTGGTTCAGGTTCCGGCGCGGAAGCCTTGGCTATCACTTTGCGGGCACGTGGTCGCAgttccacggttccacctttTTTTGTCGGGCACGTGGACGCGCATCCACGGTTCCACCCCCATGGGCACGTGGACTCGGATCCACAGTTCCACCCTTGTCAGAGCCCACAAGGGGTCTGTCTCTGTCGCTTTCTACATTACCACTGATGGGAAACACTACTCCAGTGTTGGACACCTCTTCAGCGGCCATGTTGAGCTCGTCTAGGGAAGAATACGAGAGGATCATGCTGACATAGAATGTGAATCTAGTAGCGATTAGAAAGAACAAGAGCAGAGAGAAAGGGGGGTAAAAGGGtgaaaaccccaaccccagaaATCAAAGGACTTCGAACAAATTAAGAGATCAAAACGAACTGAAGagaattaaattaatttaatatCTCTAAAAGGATAAGTACAAAGAGGTACTATCACAAAAAAAGGAACTGTAATAATTATGAACTTATTATGTATTaatctttcctttattttttttgtccatTAAGAAAACACAACAAGGAAATAGGCTCCTGCTAAATTCctaaaaggaaaaggaagaagttttttttttgtgtagaagtaaaaaaaaaaggtaagtATCTGGAGACCGGCAGCTGatctgaaaaagaaagaagtaaCAACTTACTTTCCTGAAAAgggaaggccaagaaggaagtTAACGAAAAGAAAAGCACTAACAGAGAAGCGACTTCCTGGAATATAAAATTTCttaaagaaatataaagaaaagggaAGCGTCGGATCAACGCCCGCGACACACAGGGGAGCGCGGAGCTGCGGGGAGGGGAAGCGAGGGCAACCCATCTGCGAGGAAACGTAATCTTGTTTTCAAACTCACAAGAAATATGGATAAAAAACGTGAAATAAATATCACGGAGAGCTCCGCGCAGTGGGATATGGCTTAAAACAATCTTAAATCAAAAGACAAGATTGAAATAAGGGATAAATGCACAATTAAAGAGTCATaagtaaaaatcaaaattgcaatttttgGAGGTGTACTTAGCTACGTGTGTGCTCGGCGGCAGGCAaaagtaaaagaagaaatggACGCCACATTGcgcgatgatcttgggatagtgcgttcatagggagatgcagagcgcgcgcaggaaaattgtgtactttttattcggcgtgcaagttaatcgtaatgaattagcaaatcaaatgaatatatcctagttattgatagtaaataTAAAAGGAGCCCAGTTAGGTCAGCATTTACCGAATAGACAATActtgttatatttttacaagaaacgacgattaaaacaaacattttgaaattacgcccccccccccccccccccccgccttgaAACAGAATACCAATGtccataatgataataagaaaatCGATCTGGCTATTTATTTTAGTGGACTTCAATAACTCCAGTCATATGAAAATCATTCAGAATAAAACACTTAAAATAGCTTTAAAAAACATTGCAACCACATTGAAGAAAACATCAAATGCAGTAAAAGCAGCGAAAACAATTCCTCATCCTTCGATGCAGAACTGGATTCCCATCACTGACTTTAATAGATTCGAGCATAAACCCCAAgaaacatttttaagttttaaaatctTGAAGACATATATCAGTTCcaataaatattgatatttcttAATGTGATCTTATGATTACCGTCGATCAGCATACTCATGTAAATTTAACATTTTCACTCTATCGTTGTTTTCTGGAGATGAAATGAGAATTTCCCTCTAAATTCCTCCAAATCCGAGGATCACTGGATATCGAAGAAAAAGTGGtctagacatttttttttgttatgataTGGTAATAGTGATCCTCATTATTATAAAGTAAAATTTTCAACCGAAATTTATGGTTAGaaagttgtgatattttttGGAAACcctgtattttttcctaaaaataCGCTCAAAACATTGgcaaatatatatgaatattcataaaagtTTGCGTAGGTATTTATTCATGATTGCTTTCTTTTGATGTGATTGGTGGAAAGGGAAGAAGAGGTTAATTTTAtctgaatatttattttgagaACAGAGAGTTTGCTCCATTTTCGATGACGTCACTATGGAAAGCGGGTGCACGCATTAAGTGAGCGCATATGAACATACACGTAATATGTTGAATTGTGGTGTTAGCGTTTGGAGGGGGGAAATTAGCATCACCATTCTGACTGAAGAAATGGTGGTTTTGATATTACCAATACTAGCTTTCAAAAATGCAATCACTAATAATGCAATTTGGGGTACCATTCTATAAACGCAAAGTAATGGGTCTGGACACAAGTTTCAGTAGCCTTGTCACACCAAATGATTTAGATTAACAAATTGAACTCAGCAAATTTCATTCAGGATATCTACTTACCCAAAGGAAGCAGTGGTGTATCACTACAATATATCTTAAAGTCAATATGTATTCCATTACAGGTTGAAGAAGATGGTTTTAGCATGACTGAACATTCTGATAGAAACTTCTCAAACCCTTCACAGACTACAGATGTTATCACAGGAGTAGAGATAAGAGTAGACACCATGAGGTTCATGCGGATGATGTTGTCAGCATGGGTGTGGCCTAACTGACGACAGATTACATGACCTGCTATCATGTCTAAAACAAACCCACAAAAAGGGAGCCATCCTGGATAGGGAGATTTCTTTACTTGCAGAATGCCAGAGCTGAAAGTTCCATTCAACTGGACTGTATTGAAGtagggaaaaaatatatttggtgaAAGAAACTCATCTGcccttatttttaatattttctttttaattcttgaTTCTGTCCTTTAAGAATTCTGACCTGAAAATATACTTGTATACATGAGGAATATTAAAGAAAATCCCCCTCCTCCACCTCTCATCCTACTCAAAATTATACTGATATTTCTAGATGCTGTTCCCATATCTACATTTctacatgtttttaaaaagcTAATGTAAGCATAAACTATAttgtaaaaatgcaaaaattatatTGATAGTGCTTTCATATGTTAGATAAGTGTGTTTTGTTTTACATTGTGGTTAAGACAGAAACACTCCTGTTTGAATATAACAAAAGAGCGGACAAAATACCACACAAAGAGTTAAATGTCATATTCTGGTGTGGTGATTCAAGTTTATGCACATTATCATTGCTCTCTTgattatttttaagaaaaaaatattaataatgctcacaatatctacatgtaccttgcAGAGTATCATTTTGTGATGCAGGTGCCTTGATACATTTCAATGGAACATGAAGTCTCTGCTCCCCTGGTACAAGAGTGCTGGTaaaattgatatgtccacaatCTACCAATCTTGATTCATATCCTGAACATTTAACTCTCGCCATCAACCAGGGCATGGGTTGCTGCTTCACGCTTTCATCAACCAAAATCCTGAAAGGGTAAACAAAAACAGAACATTTCGATTAATCATGAGTGAAATCAAATCTTGTAagatcatgaaatctaagctgaaaccTGATcgcactgaagatcaccaacacagaaaaGCACTTTGATGGAAAAAGACCAGACAAATCATGAGAAtgtcatgtttattttgcttatttctcagcaatttacaaaatttcttccagaatcctttggcacatattttgtattcatgcATAGGCATACAGATACTTGGATggtcattttatttgattctgtatgaactcatttagaaatcattaccacaactggcattaaTCTTTAACAATGtttaggggaaggcggggtaagttgtgacacttttgcattttgcatgtaagaattgatatgactaataatcttgtagaaataagtaccttgcctttaaattggatttttgggaaatatttttcacctatatataactttctacccccacactgaaagtcattgtgacctttgaaaaaaaaagatgtcaaatggctcaactttcCCCATcagtggggtaagttgtgccaccttctggggaACAAAAtatatgcgggaagaaccaggaaatcaattttttatttaaagtcttttcatttgctaattctcaataaatactaacatcctctaaaagtaaaagaactgacatgtgaatttgctcctttctgcctttCAAGccttttaaggtttttttttatttctttttattatacattaccataagaattaccatggctcaacttgccccatgttggcttgCTCAAATTACCCTAGTCCGAACTTCATGctatattttcacatccacacatttcttatgcatccatcaattaaaagactatgacaagaatgagaatccatacctggactaacaatattgttcttatttctttattatattaaagACGTGGTTGAGTAAAAAGCactgatctatttcacacccttttatACTTTTTGGGctgaaatttgtaattttccctctaaaaatgtactttttgtttcaaagctgaaaacaatgtggtggggttaagggttatgtaatgggtcatcaatacatgacaccactaCAACGTCTGACttattcattattggcctgggggtggtggctcaacttgcccctatgctcaacttacccacCTTCCCCTATATGAGAAAAAGAATTCTAGTAGAATTCACTGTTACATCTTGTGAgcattattttatacattttttaaataatatatgaacaatttgtatgtgtgtacatgtattcttaAATGCAGAAAACTTGAGAACGTTTTCAGAAAAAATGCAATCAAATCAAAACTCACATCATGTCCTAGTGTAACTCAtttacatcattttcatggaactGTCATATAAATTTCttcaataaacaaaagaaaaatgatccATTTGCAATTTGCCAAATGACAACATTAATgcatttaaaatgtttaaacttaACATGTACCTATCCTTTAGGACACCCTTTTCAATGATGAATTTAGTATTCCTATGTAAAAACATATCT from Lytechinus pictus isolate F3 Inbred chromosome 2, Lp3.0, whole genome shotgun sequence carries:
- the LOC129271730 gene encoding scavenger receptor cysteine-rich domain superfamily protein-like isoform X1, translating into MSANTTSTQPLIKLLYHLKLACLLVLVSFSPWKNGILYTSSAAAARMSTTCTTVIAVTLALETAYTTSTGDAGVQRSTVASVEAGRLYELRLVGSNATNEGLLQVFMNNRWGWVYSYTDALHVHVHGRLGEVACHQMGYEEYSNAGILVDESVKQQPMPWLMARVKCSGYESRLVDCGHINFTSTLVPGEQRLHVPLKCIKAPASQNDTLQGTCRYFQLNGTFSSGILQVKKSPYPGWLPFCGFVLDMIAGHVICRQLGHTHADNIIRMNLMVSTLISTPVITSVVCEGFEKFLSECSVMLKPSSSTCNGIHIDFKIYCSDTPLLPLGK
- the LOC129271730 gene encoding scavenger receptor cysteine-rich domain superfamily protein-like isoform X2, translated to MSANTTSTQPLIKLLYHLKLACLLVLVSFSPWKNGILYTSSAAAARMSTTCTTVIAVTLALETAYTTSTGDAGVQRSTVASVEAGRLYELRLVGSNATNEGLLQVFMNNRWGWVYSYTDALHVHVHGRLGEVACHQMGYEEYSNAGILVDESVKQQPMPWLMARVKCSGYESRLVDCGHINFTSTLVPGEQRLHVPLKCIKAPASQNDTLQVQLNGTFSSGILQVKKSPYPGWLPFCGFVLDMIAGHVICRQLGHTHADNIIRMNLMVSTLISTPVITSVVCEGFEKFLSECSVMLKPSSSTCNGIHIDFKIYCSDTPLLPLGK